From the genome of Adhaeribacter pallidiroseus:
AAATTTAAAAAAAGTTATTCTTTATGGAGCTACTGGATCGCATTGTAGAACATTCTACCGTTCCGAAATACTTACAGGTTGTAAATGCCGTGATCTCGGATATTGAATCCGGTATTCTCAAACACGGGCAACGCATTCCGTCCATCAACGAAACCAGCGAAATGTATTACCTCTCGCGCGATACCGTGGAGAAAGCGTACAAAGAACTACGCGAAAAAGGAATTATTACCTCTGTCCGGGGCAAGGGTAATTATATTTGTCAGAACTTTTCCACGGATAAAATACGGGTGTTGTTGTTATTTAATAAACTAAGCGCCTATAAAAAAACGGTGTACTACTCGCTGCTCAAATCCTTCGGCGAAGATGCGATTGTGGATTTGCACATCCATCATTACAACGGCAAAATTTGCGAAAACCTGATTCTGGAGAATTTAGGTAAGTACCATTACTTTGTGGTGATGCCGCATTTTTTTGAGCACACCGAAACCATTATGCAAACCTTGCACAAAATTCCGCCGCATAAACTGGTTTTTTTAGATAAAAATCTGGCGCAGTACACCGGTGATTGTGCCGCCGTATACCAAGACTTTGAAC
Proteins encoded in this window:
- a CDS encoding GntR family transcriptional regulator, with the protein product MELLDRIVEHSTVPKYLQVVNAVISDIESGILKHGQRIPSINETSEMYYLSRDTVEKAYKELREKGIITSVRGKGNYICQNFSTDKIRVLLLFNKLSAYKKTVYYSLLKSFGEDAIVDLHIHHYNGKICENLILENLGKYHYFVVMPHFFEHTETIMQTLHKIPPHKLVFLDKNLAQYTGDCAAVYQDFERDIYSALHSGIDLLYKYQKLVLVFPKDLNYPPEIVKGFQRFCQETSFAYSVIDGLDSESITAKTAFIVLEESDLVDLIKHSRTENWQLGKDIGIISYNETPLKEILANGITVISTDHAKMGETAAYMMLHKRKGKVINPFTLIRRNSL